The following is a genomic window from Theobroma cacao cultivar B97-61/B2 chromosome 10, Criollo_cocoa_genome_V2, whole genome shotgun sequence.
AAGGTTAGTCTTCTCTTATAATTGAAAGAgcttgaatttgaaaaaaatggtCTCCCGATTCACATGGAAGCTCCTTTGTATGTTTCTGTGGAGCTACATGTTGTCCTTGGTTATTTTGGCATTCTTTTGGTGGAACAAACACATGAAAAAATATAGTGTGTTCAATTTTGTCATATTAAACAATTGCTATGAGGCAGTggtatataatatataatttctatttttttggGTAAATCAGTGtgacttttaaatttattaccATGTGAGATGCTATACAATGAATTAGGCATGAACAGTATGCGAAGTAGTAGTTAGAATGGTATCTTATCTTGCAATGAAAATGGCACGAAAGCTCTGAATAAGATGCAGGCCTGGTATGAGTGTTAATACATAATCAATCACATACTCTTGCAAGTTATTGCCTGGTATGAATGTTAGTGGTGGATAACAAAATTCATTGTGTTTTCTAATTTATTACAATGTGAGATGCTATACAATGAATTAGGCATGATCAGCATGTGCAGTGGTAGTTAGAATGGAATCTTATCTCTCAATGAAAATGGCATGAAAGCACTGAATAAGATGCAGGCCTGGTATGCTAGATAATACATAACTGATTTTATACTCTTGTAAGTTATTGCCTGGTATGAATGTTAGTGGTGGATAGCAAAATTCATACCTCTTGCAAATTATcatcttttaatttctatatACCTGAAGGTTGCATCTTATTCAGAAGGCTGTAGACTTCTAGCTAATGAAACCAAACagtgattttgtcatttctaaGCCCTGTTGATTGTTCTTTTGTGCAGGTTGTTCGATATCATTCACTTGTTATAGATGCAAAAACTCTCCCAAAAGAGCTAATACCAATAGCTTGGACCTCTTCTGATGACacactttcttttcttgagaCCCAGAAGTTTGATGTCATCTCAGATGTTTATGAGAGTGAGAGACAGCAAGAAAACTTTGATTCTATTTTAGAACGATTGAAAAATGGAAGTTATTGGTCTTCCAGCCATGCTAATGGAACAAAAAGCGGAAAGGTTGTCATGGGCATCAGGCATGCTACTTGGCCTCATTATGGTGTGCAGGTATGCTCCAagattattttgttttaatctgtacttttcactttctctctATCTTAACTTCTTTTGCCATTCTCTTGACTTTCATTTAACTTCAGTTTCATCCAGAAAGTGTTGCAACAACTTATGGGAGACAGATATTCAAGAACTTTAGAGAAATGACTAAGGATTATTGGTTACGAATGTGTTCGTCATTCAGCAGTGACAGAAATATTCATTATACTGGTAAAATGGAACTCCTTTTCAGAAATGTAATTTGGCTATTCTTGTGTGAACTTGCTGTCTAACACCCTCTCCCCCACCCCTCTCTTTCCCTAGCTGTTGTCATATATGCTGGTAGACACGACTGTCTATTTGGCTGTTTGTACTCTACGGAGATTGGTCATGTGTCTTCATGTAATAATAACTTGGATAATATTCTGTTCAATATTAAAGATGATTTTCTTACGGGAAAATGGTGGTTTAACATATTTGAAAGATATGTACCAGCTGCTCACTGTTTGGTCTGTTTAATGTTTAGACTATATGAAATTGCATATGATGATTGGACTAAGATCTGCTTTGGGTGCCACTTTATCTTCGGCTTTGGATTTGGAGATGCATTTGCTTCTCTGAGCTGTAAACTTGTTTTAGCGTCCATGCAGCTACCCCATGCTAGTAGACTGTTCAGAGCAGTTCATACAGGTGGGCAATCAGCTAAAAAAGCAGATGTTCGGTTTTATGGAGAAGCTTGTAGCAGTGGGCAATTGATGCAAGATGCAGACAAGAGAAATTTTGGCTTTCTTCATATGGCAAATGTTTTGCCCCCGAGCATGCGTGCTAATTTTCTAAAGTTGAAATGGAGGAAATTTGATCACTTGGCAAGTGAAGTTGGTGGAGCAAGAAACATATTTTCTGAACTTTTTGGGAAAAATAAGGCTGAAAACACTTTTTGGTTGGACAGTTCATCAACAGAGAAGGTAGGTTTATCTCTTAGCAAAATCTGTTGCAAATGAAAAGTTGCAACTtttaatcatttatttattttgtaccTTTCTGTTAGTTACTGTAATTTATCTGGGATTCTGTTTCTAGTGAATTTATGTGACATAGAGTTGTAATCCAATgttatatatgtatgtatgagCAAGTTTTGGTACTCATTATTAGCACATATCCTCAAATCAACACTGAGTTTCATTGTATATATTCTAATCAACATTCAAAATAACatttatgatttattgttGACATCTAGATTGAATTACAGTTTTGACTAGGTTTATCATTCTCAACTGGAAATTAACTTTTggtgaaaataaaagaatgtaTGAAATTCTTCTATTGCATAATTCTTCAAATGAGACAGTCCTggatattttttgttaaaaaatttagtaAGAATTCATTATTGGTTGTTGGATCTATATTTCAATTATTCAATTTGCAGAAACAAAAGGCTTTAGTAGTCTGTTTAGAAGCAAGTAGCCTGAAGAAAATAgtctattttttaattttggctagacaattttttatttaatataggTGTACTATTTTAGTGTAAAATAAGCATTTTGACTGGCAGGCttcataatttatttgttcatGGTCTTTTTGTAGTGTTCTTGGCACAGCCACCCTACACTCGTTTAATATTGATTATCCTCTTTCTGCAATCTTAATTTTTCTCCATCACATACAGGGAAGAGCACGCTTTTCATTCATGGGGGGTAAAGGTGGATCCCTTTGGAAGCAATTAACTTTCAGATTGTCTGAAGACAGGTTGGATAGAATCTATTTCTGTCATCTTGATCTGACATggtcaaaatttctttttgtcttcataaattttttgagGTTCCAAATTTGTTGTTTTTCCTTTATGCTTTTACTATTAACTTATTACATGATCGATCGCTCAATGATCAAGAATCTAAATGGAGAACTGattataaattttcataaatcatttagagTATCATATGAGGGTTGAAGTCTTAAAGAGAAATACATTTCTTTTGCAGTGAAGTGGCTTCTAAACGGGGAGGTCATTTATTGATTGAAGATGCTGATGGCTCTACAAACAGCACATTTTTGGAAGAAggtttttttgaatatttgaaCAAGGTATGTATGGATTTTGATTGATCTATTCTTCATTCCTGGTCAGCACATCAGATAGCTTTTCAATCAAAATTATGAgaatgtgaattgaaatttgacAATACTATCCTGGTTGTTTACAATCTTAGTAGTAAACAGAACAGGGTTCTTTGCACATTCCTTCCATACTTCAATCAAAATTATGAgaatgtgaattgaaatttgaaaatactaTCCTGGTTGTTTACAATCTTAGTGGGAAATAGAATAGGGTTCTTAGCACATTCCTTCCATTATTTATcgaatttgagaaaagttataaaactattaaacagaaaaatatcaaaactaCTTTCGTTTGCTGAAGGCAAAGTTAAGTTTGCCCACCTCATACTAAGGGAGTGGTTCTCTTAGAATTATGTTAACCAGTACAAAGACTGGAAATGATTCCCTAAGATGCAGCAAACTGATCCTTATCAGGTATTTATAACAAACTCTCTCTtgccaaaaattttcttttgaaggaaaaaaaaaattaaatagaaaCTCAAGAAGAGTCTGACTTAGGGATTACGATCCAAAACTTTAACAGATGCTGACATGGTGCTTCTTCTCTGCATAAATTGTTTGCCAAAATCACTTGAATATAATCAGTTTGGTGAGCATCAAGCTTTGATCATCATCGTACATAGGAGCTTGCCTGATATCCTCGTACAATACtgtgattttaatttaaatcaactGATGAATGAAAACTTGGCAATAGTTTTCTACAGTTGCTGATTAAAAGCAAGCCCATAAGGATGGTACTTTCAACTATATAAGATCATGGTTTATACTCCATCCCCGAaaagacttttttttaaatagaatcCTGGAAAGAATTTCTAGGCTTTTATTTAGTAAAACCCAAAATCATGTCCTTATAAAAAGGTCAAAGTATTAAatagtaatatatataaaatttcaaatctaACCTTTTGTTAATTTATACTTAATGATGCTAATCAACATTAGGAATAATTCTTTCTTGATAAGAATTGCAAAAAATTGGAGGTGTTTCTTGAGTGCTCTTAATCTGCACAAGATGTCTAAAATGACAGCATCTCTGGGAAGGAAGCGGGAATATAgttcttgaaagaaaaaactttaattggccaataaataaataaaatctttaaatgatttattgAGTTTTGGTTATCAAATGGAATATGAGTTAgctttaagtttttttattgtaCGCTTCAAGTGTATGCCATATGTCTCCACATTGACTtgtttatgaaaaataaagactGTTCTGACCCAAGCCTATGATAGTACTATGTTGCTTATTATCTTCTGATCATATTGGAAATTctgtttgtttttcattctatttatatgattaaagAGTTCAGTTTAAGGGTACCTCTCATTGCTAGATTCATGTAACAGGAGCTTCTGTCACTCCGTCATGAGGAAAAAGATTACGAAGGACTGCCATTTGAATTCTATGGTGGATTTATTGGTTACATTGGGTATGTAGTTTGTGCAAACATTTATTTCTTCAATCAGTAACACCcccacccaaaaaaaaaacaaatgaaagaaagaactGTGTTCCTTGAGTTTGACAGATGCAATCATATTTCACCTCCAAGTGACTTTGGGCTTTCCCTACTTGTTGTGTGTCTGCTTCCATATTCCAACACACCTGACTGGGGTGTATAGGCACGTTTGTCCCTTGAGCATATCTGAAAGTTTGCCTTTTTTATGCTGTAATCTGAATTTTCATCAGTTTACATGAATCCACTTTTTCTCCCTAAgtgaacttttattttgaaatgtaGGTACAATCTCAAAGTAGAATGTGGTGCGGCATCTAATTATCACAAATCCACAACTCCAGATGCTTGCTTTTTTTTTGCCGATAATATTGTAGTTATTGATCATCATTCTGATGATGTTTACATATTGTCCTTACATGAAGGAAATACAACTATGACCCCATGGTTAGAAGATACTGGAAAGAAGCTTGTCAGCTTGAAAGCTTCTGTCACAAGAAAGTTAGATGAGCAGAATGTACAAGCTGTGACAAGCTCTCAACATAAACAAGGCTTTCATTCTGAGAAATCCAGAGAGCAATATGTAAGAGATGTTGAGAAATGTCTGCAGTACATTAAAGATGGAGAAAGCTATGAGCTCTGCCTCACGACTTGCATTAGAAAAACCATTGGGCAAGTAGATCCTTTGAGACTTTATCTTCATCTTAGAGAGAAAAATCCAGCACCCTATGCTGcatggctaaatttttcaAAGCAAAATTTATCTATATGCTCTTCTTCTCCTGAGAGGTTTCTACGGCTGGATAGAAATGGTACACTAGAAGCAAAGCCAATTAAGGGTACCATTGCTCGTGGTGCAACACTAGAGGAAGATGAACAGCTCAAGTTACAATTGCAGTACAGGTGATTCAATCTATTCTAGCAACATTAAAGTCACCATTGTTGTTTTTGCCCATTTTGCTCTAatatttttgagtttgaaaactgATGGTTTTATTAAGTATTTGTTTAGtcaagtgaaaaaggaattcCATACCAAGAAGAGGGTATAAGTGTGCAATTGTTTCTACTGTAGAAGAAAAGCAGTCttgttattcatttatttagaATACTGATGTCTTCTCTGATGGCATGAGAACTGTAGCCTAGTATCTGAAATTTGtttagtgaaaaattgtatgaaGACCTGTTTGATCACACACTGCTCTTGCTTATCCTCCGTCTACTGTTATTGTATTGTTCATGTAGAAATAGTATAGTCTGGAATGTAGTAGAGGCAGGGTGAATTCAGTGAAAACATTGCGAGAAAACTCACATCCTGCATTGGCACTTTCATTGCCCATGTGTCTTAGGTGATGGGCAGTTTGTAGCAAGACTAGACCTTATGTAACGTGCAATTTTCTTTGATGCATATCTGTTTAAAGGATATGCATAGCATTGGACAGTAACCCTGGAGTTTGAAGTTATATAGTGGAAATTttaagagaagagaaaaattttgaattgccCTGAATTACTGGCTTTTCTTCATTTGGTCTTTTTGGCCTCTCTAATTATGGAAGTGGCAGCAGTTTATTAGTACTTATGGGTCTCACCATGGATGCCATTTGGTTTGACGtatgattaataataaattatctGATTCTGGTGGTATGTGCTATGTTTTGAATGGATATCAGATCTgttaaaactaaaattgaaatatgatGCAGAGATATATATAATGTTTGTTGATGTCTTACTGTATCCTCATATGATAATTAactactctctctctctctctctctctctctctacagtGAAAAGGATCAGgctgaaaatttaatgattgtCGATCTTCTAAGGAATGACCTTGGTCGTGTCTGTGAACCTGGCACTGTTCATGTGCCACATCTCATGGAAGTGGAGTCTTATGCAACTGTTCATACTATGGTGAGTACAATTCGGGGGAAAAAACAGTCAAATGTTAGTGCTGTTGCTTGTGTCAAGGCAGCATTTCCAGGGGGTTCAATGACAGGGGCTCCAAAGTTAAGATCAATGGAACTTTTAGATTCTATCGAGAGCTGTTCGCGAGGCATATACTCAGGTTCCATtggatttttttcttataatcaGACATTCGATCTCAATATCGTGATAAGAACAGTTGTCATACATGAAAACGAAGCATCTATAGGCGCAGGAGGGGCGATTGTAGCCCTATCGGATCCTGAAAAGGAGTACGACGAAATGATACTGAAAACACGCGCTCCAGCTAATGCTGTGATGGAATTTCAATAGCAGTTTAGTGTCAAATGGAATCTGGTAGTAAAAATTCTTTGATAACAATGTGTTCCTTAGGTTTTGAATATTATTACAGGAGTATACATAGAACTACAGCAATACAATGTAGCTTAATTTACCATATGATCTGTTTCTCTCAAATCAACACAAGTTATTAGTTCAAACAATGTTGGTTTCTCAACTTTGTATTACAAATTGATGGCAAATAGAAATTTATACGAGTTTGGATATGTTTTCTATCCATCAAATCTCTTGTCTTGGTTCTGTTTTAGATTGTTGGGTTGTTTGTAGCTgatctctttttctctcctccATTCTCATTTTAGAGTTACCTGCCTTGAGAAAAAGTGTGCAAAAAAGGTAGATATAAATGATGTATTAAATCTTAAGgaccaaaattttatattattccaTCTATTATATTTTCGaactgttttttttatttttgaggaTTTTAATTATTCATCTCTAAGAAGTCAGtgcttgataaaaaaattcaattttatgtggaaaatttatatatttttttaaaattttatttctttaatttaatttttttaaaatttttgattatATGTTTGGTTgaggaaataaaatagatatttctattcttaatttttattttaaactcaGTGTTTAGTTCATAGAATAACTTTTCGTCAAGATAATTGCTTTGACTTTGCAGAAATAGATTAAAAAACTTTTGGATAAAATacgtttaattaatttaaaaaattactatcctatatacaacaaaatttattattttttatattttctttgtctCTCTATTCATATGCTTCtctcattcattttttaaatttcctCTATCACGGGAAGACAGCGGCACCAATGCCTCCACGATCAGATTTGGTCATGGGAAGCATTGATCCAACGCTCTACAATTAGATCTGACTGATGATCAATGAAGTGCTAAATCTGACATCTATGACTAGATCTTAAGCAATAATACATTATTTGGAATGATGTATGAGCAATCTGTTGgtgtaaatgaaatttaattgtaataaaattaatttttaatatgtgttttttaataaagttattttaaaacttattttgcCTCTTACGCTcgatatgtaaaaaaaatattattcaaataactttaaaatataatataattaacttttgaataaaaataattattcataCCTTTCATActataaaataaaaccttTGACTTGCTGTATGAAAAgttatttcataatttttaaatttaaagatatttttttaaaacgtCATTACTGaaagatataattttttacatgaaaaataatCTATAATTTAATAGTCATATAACGTCAAATTATGTGATATAACATTTCAATAGATATCatttttcaataatcataattttttatgaaaaatttaactttttaaatgaaatatataattttttattttaaaaatacactTTACACAACAAATAAATACCAATTTGGCAACCCTAACTAGATATCGgccaataatatatattattcattaaatatttaaataaaaatcttatttatatcgaaataatatatttgagttggaattatttttaatactttatcacaattaagataaaaaataatttattacaattaaatagtaataaaattcaataattaaaaaaaactataattaagtaaaattgatacattttactatttatttaccatttgtaaaaattaaaatgtaaatgattttgttaaaaatatttttttcttattttataaatttaattggctggattttgtttattaaatttgtaactaaatttagaaaaaaatattaaaaataaatcactGTAAGGGTAGGTGAGCATgcctgaaaaaaaaaaaaaacagacaTAAGAATCACAAAATCCAACAACCAAACTCACCAACCCACCCCTTCCCTCCCTTCTCTAAAACCTTCTACCAAATCTCACATTCTTATTACCTCAAAATCTCTTCTTCATCTTGCTATTCCCTTCTCATGGCTTCTTCTATTACTCCCAAGCCTTTCCTTGGAGCTACTAAACCCAatccttctctttcttctgATCTCCAAAGactctctttttcctctcttcATATCTCAGTCAAACCAAGAACCCACAAGAAGCTTCGTAAGTTTTGGTTCTTTTAGCTTTCATGTCAATTGGGATTTTGTTGATAAAGATGATGCTTTTGacttggttttcttttttttttttcctatttttgaaactttgtttctctttttgggTATTGGGTTTGCTAGTTATTGCTTTGGAGTTAGTCGTTTATTGGAATATATGTGAATTGGAAATAGCGTTGAGAGTTTGATATTAGGTTCGGATGCTTGTAGTTGCTATAGTTGTGATGCATGTGTGTTATGAGCTGGGAGTGAAATGTTGTGATCAATGCGATTTTTAAGATCAATAAGCACAATAGGCTGGGATACATGTAGGTATCTATTTGTTTTACGTACTAGtgaattgatttgatttaagcGTTTTTATCACTGAGATTGATGATATCATGTTGCCCTTAGGTCCAGAAATCTTGGGGTGTTTGTAAATTACATTGGATTGCTCTTTTTGTGTGGTCTTAACCATGAGATTTTTTCTGAAGCTGTGTAACGAtattagttttataacttGTGGAATTTGTCTGAGcttgcatcaattttatgTGAAGCATCGGAGTAACCAGGAATTCTGCCATTGAAAACAACTACTTCTGGCATGCAGTTTTATTAGGATGATGTAGAAgcttaaattttatgtttattatgctTTGAACACTGTTATTGTGTTCTTATGGCTCCTGTAATATTATGAGAAACAATTTTTCCTAAATTAAAGTTGAGCTTTTGAATTCTGACAAAGTGTGCTGCATAACAGAGATACAGGCAGCAGGGAGCACATTTGGAAATTATTTCCGAGTTACAACATTTGGAGAATCACATGGAGGTGGTGTTGGTTGTATAGTTGATGGATGCCCTCCTAGGATTCCTCTGTCAGAAGCTGATTTGCAGTTTGATCTTGACCGAAGGTACTTGATTATGAGAACTTAGCATTATTGCTTTTATTTATGGCATACACACATATGAAAGTTTATGTATCCTCATGGTAGCAGTGTACGATTCATGTTGATCTTGTGGTAGTGCTTGCAAATAGAGTTGGCCTATTAATGATAGAATGCAGTAGTCTAACTTccttttaataaaatacaatATAATTCTCAACCCTTTTGATGCAAATGTCTTCGCCCTTGTGTATTAACAGTCAAGAGCTGTTTGCAGGAGGCCAGGTCAGAGCCGAATTACTACCCCTAGGAAAGAGACTGACACATGCCGCATATATTCTGGAGTTTctgaaggtttttttttttggtcttcAGAATTTCTAGTGTTATCGTCAGCCATCATTGTTGCTGTTTCATATCGCAGctttattatctttttgtgTTTAACCAGATATTTCATGACAAAATGCAGGAGTGACTACTGGAACACCAATCCATGTATTTGTACCAAATACTGATCAGAGAGGACATGTGAGGATTCACTTATTATATGTTATTGGGGCTAAATGGGAAACTTAAATGAGTTTGAACAATTCTTTAGTTGGTCGTTTTATTTCTGGCATAGCATTTAAAATGCATGCAATCTATTTTGAATTATCATATGAAAGAAATCTATTTCACACCTCTCAAGGCCCATTTTGCAATTGTAGAGGTGATACTGTTTCTGGACAGTGAATGAGACctcattaattaatcaaatgatGTAACTAATAAACAGTAGTCATCAGTTAGACAATGTGCAAATATGTACTA
Proteins encoded in this region:
- the LOC18586383 gene encoding aminodeoxychorismate synthase, chloroplastic, coding for MSFTLCSSSELTYPYVEGLRNAKANRVASKSFIMAGGCIKKHYVQASYPDARKVVISSHLVPGHLEGSFMGKKWQEEPRKKLEFVRTLLIDNYDSYTYNIYQELSVINGLPPVVVHNDEYTWKDICHFLYEEGAFDNIVISPGPGSPTCPADIGVCLQLLLQCWDIPILGVCLGHQALGYAHGAQIIHASEPIHGRLSEIEHNGCKLFANIPSGRNSGFKVVRYHSLVIDAKTLPKELIPIAWTSSDDTLSFLETQKFDVISDVYESERQQENFDSILERLKNGSYWSSSHANGTKSGKVVMGIRHATWPHYGVQFHPESVATTYGRQIFKNFREMTKDYWLRMCSSFSSDRNIHYTASMQLPHASRLFRAVHTGGQSAKKADVRFYGEACSSGQLMQDADKRNFGFLHMANVLPPSMRANFLKLKWRKFDHLASEVGGARNIFSELFGKNKAENTFWLDSSSTEKGRARFSFMGGKGGSLWKQLTFRLSEDSEVASKRGGHLLIEDADGSTNSTFLEEGFFEYLNKELLSLRHEEKDYEGLPFEFYGGFIGYIGYNLKVECGAASNYHKSTTPDACFFFADNIVVIDHHSDDVYILSLHEGNTTMTPWLEDTGKKLVSLKASVTRKLDEQNVQAVTSSQHKQGFHSEKSREQYVRDVEKCLQYIKDGESYELCLTTCIRKTIGQVDPLRLYLHLREKNPAPYAAWLNFSKQNLSICSSSPERFLRLDRNGTLEAKPIKGTIARGATLEEDEQLKLQLQYSEKDQAENLMIVDLLRNDLGRVCEPGTVHVPHLMEVESYATVHTMVSTIRGKKQSNVSAVACVKAAFPGGSMTGAPKLRSMELLDSIESCSRGIYSGSIGFFSYNQTFDLNIVIRTVVIHENEASIGAGGAIVALSDPEKEYDEMILKTRAPANAVMEFQ